The proteins below are encoded in one region of Sceloporus undulatus isolate JIND9_A2432 ecotype Alabama unplaced genomic scaffold, SceUnd_v1.1 scaffold_30, whole genome shotgun sequence:
- the LOC121917645 gene encoding LOW QUALITY PROTEIN: SREBP regulating gene protein-like (The sequence of the model RefSeq protein was modified relative to this genomic sequence to represent the inferred CDS: deleted 1 base in 1 codon), with protein sequence MVQLLALVWRRLLRKRWVLGLVFGLSLIYFLSSTFKQEERVLWDRNIPPLQDEDHPIAWKVQFSPGNSSQQGNQCRNSVQGKLLITDELGYICERKDVLVNGCCNVEAPNTKLYSCDSCLSNGCCSVYEACVSCCLQPNKQQVLENFLNRAAVAFQNLFISVEDHFELCLAKCRTSSQSVQHENTYRNPIAKYCYGEYPPDLLSV encoded by the exons ATGGTGCAGCTGCTGGCGCTGGTCTGGCGGAGGCTGCTGAGGAAGCGCTGGGTGCTGGGCCTCGTCTTCGGCCTCTCGCTCATCTATTTCCTCAGCAGCACCTTCAAGCAG gAGGAGAGAGTGCTCTGGGACCGAAACATCCCCCCCCTC CAAGACGAAGACCACCCGATTGCATGGAAAGTCCAGTTCAGCCCAGGGAACAGCAGTCAGCAGGGGAACCAGTGTCGAAATTCTGTCCAAGGGAAGCTGCTGATCACAGATGAACTGG GTTACATCTGTGAAAGAAAGGACGTCTTGGTGAATGGTTGTTGCAACGTGGAGGCGCCCAATACAAAGCTGTACAGCTGCGACAGCTGCCTGTCAAATGGATGTTGCAGCGTGTATGAGGCATGCGTTTCCTGCTGCCTTCAGCCCAACAAG CAACAGGTCCTGGAAAATTTTTTGAATCGAGCAGCTGTGGCCTTCCAGAACCTATTCATTTCAGTTGAAGATCACTTTGAGTTGTGTCTGGCAAAATGCAGGACCTCATCACAG AGCGTCCAGCATGAAAACACCTATCGGAACCCAATTGCCAAATACTGTTATGGGGAGTACCCCCCTGATCTTTTGTCTGTGTGA
- the LOC121917644 gene encoding P2X purinoceptor 4-like isoform X2 produces MTNLIITLNQTQGYCSEFPDKTTTCQSDKDCTKGYIGTHSNGLLSFSTVFRPAFLKDAENFTLLVKNSIWYPKFNFTKRNILPNINSTYLKNCKYNAKTDPFCPIFRLRDMVEAAAQDFQEMAIEGGVMGLQINWNCDLDKAAAHCVPKYTFRRIDNKDSAHTVSPGYNFRFAKYYKTPDGVDSRTLIKAYGIRFDIMVFGKAGKFDIIPTMINIGSGLALFGVATVLCDVIVLYFMKKRYYYREKKYKYVEDYELEANASYGSQSESHVFHGD; encoded by the exons ATGACAAATTTGATCATCACATTGAATCAGACGCAAGGATACTGTTCAGAG TTTCCAGATAAGACCACAACTTGCCAGTCTGATAAGGATTGCACAAAAGGATACATTGGCACTCACAGTAACG gtcttctctctttttcaaccGTCTTTAGACCAGCTTTCCTCAAGGATGCTGAGAATTTTACTCTTCTCGTGAAGAACAGCATCTGGTACCCCAAGTTCAACTTCACTAA GCGAAACATTCTCCCCAACATCAATAGCACATACCTCAAAAACTGCAAATACAATGCCAAAACGGACCCCTTTTGTCCAATCTTCCGCCTCCGCGATATGGTTGAAGCTGCTGCACAGGATTTCCAGGAGATGGCAATTGAG GGCGGAGTGATGGGGCTGCAGATTAACTGGAACTGTGACTTAGACAAGGCTGCTGCTCATTGTGTGCCAAAATATACCTTCCGCCGCATTGATAACAAGGATTCTGCCCACACAGTCTCACCTGGATACAATTTCAG ATTTGCAAAGTACTACAAAACACCTGATGGTGTAGACTCCCGGACACTCATCAAGGCTTATGGCATCCGCTTTGACATCATGGTATTTGGAAAG GCAGGAAAATTTGATATCATTCCCACAATGATTAACATCGGATCTGGTTTAGCCCTCTTTGGTGTG GCAACTGTCCTGTGTGATGTCATTGTCCTGTATTTTATGAAGAAAAGATACTattacagagagaaaaaatacaaatatgtcGAAGATTATGAATTG gaagccaaTGCATCCTATGGATCCCAGTCAGAAAGTCATGTGTTCCATGGTGACTGA
- the LOC121917644 gene encoding P2X purinoceptor 4-like isoform X1 — protein sequence MTNLIITLNQTQGYCSEFPDKTTTCQSDKDCTKGYIGTHSNGVQTGKCVDYPQNHTLKTCEVFAWCPVENDEEVPKPAFLKDAENFTLLVKNSIWYPKFNFTKRNILPNINSTYLKNCKYNAKTDPFCPIFRLRDMVEAAAQDFQEMAIEGGVMGLQINWNCDLDKAAAHCVPKYTFRRIDNKDSAHTVSPGYNFRFAKYYKTPDGVDSRTLIKAYGIRFDIMVFGKAGKFDIIPTMINIGSGLALFGVATVLCDVIVLYFMKKRYYYREKKYKYVEDYELEANASYGSQSESHVFHGD from the exons ATGACAAATTTGATCATCACATTGAATCAGACGCAAGGATACTGTTCAGAG TTTCCAGATAAGACCACAACTTGCCAGTCTGATAAGGATTGCACAAAAGGATACATTGGCACTCACAGTAACG GTGTTCAAACTGGGAAGTGTGTCGATTACCCCCAAAATCACACACTCAAAACTTGTGAAGTGTTTGCCTGGTGTCCAGTGGAGAATGATGAGGAGGTACCCAA ACCAGCTTTCCTCAAGGATGCTGAGAATTTTACTCTTCTCGTGAAGAACAGCATCTGGTACCCCAAGTTCAACTTCACTAA GCGAAACATTCTCCCCAACATCAATAGCACATACCTCAAAAACTGCAAATACAATGCCAAAACGGACCCCTTTTGTCCAATCTTCCGCCTCCGCGATATGGTTGAAGCTGCTGCACAGGATTTCCAGGAGATGGCAATTGAG GGCGGAGTGATGGGGCTGCAGATTAACTGGAACTGTGACTTAGACAAGGCTGCTGCTCATTGTGTGCCAAAATATACCTTCCGCCGCATTGATAACAAGGATTCTGCCCACACAGTCTCACCTGGATACAATTTCAG ATTTGCAAAGTACTACAAAACACCTGATGGTGTAGACTCCCGGACACTCATCAAGGCTTATGGCATCCGCTTTGACATCATGGTATTTGGAAAG GCAGGAAAATTTGATATCATTCCCACAATGATTAACATCGGATCTGGTTTAGCCCTCTTTGGTGTG GCAACTGTCCTGTGTGATGTCATTGTCCTGTATTTTATGAAGAAAAGATACTattacagagagaaaaaatacaaatatgtcGAAGATTATGAATTG gaagccaaTGCATCCTATGGATCCCAGTCAGAAAGTCATGTGTTCCATGGTGACTGA
- the LOC121917651 gene encoding SREBP regulating gene protein-like: MVQLLALVWRRLLRKRWVLGLVFGLSLIYFLSSTFKQVRLRAPEASLGGIKRSSESRSSEVIAPLDSALARPHLGYCVRRRECSGTETSPPSQDEDHPIAWKVQFSPGNSSQQGNQCRNSVQGKLLITDELGYICERKDVLVNGCCNVEAPNTKLYSCDSCLSNGCCSVYEACVSCCLQPNKQQVLENFLNRAAVAFQNLFISVEDHFELCLAKCRTSSQSVQHENTYRNPIAKYCYGEYPPDLLSV; this comes from the exons ATGGTGCAGCTGCTGGCGCTGGTCTGGCGGAGGCTGCTGAGGAAGCGCTGGGTGCTGGGCCTCGTCTTCGGCCTCTCGCTCATCTATTTCCTCAGCAGCACCTTCAAGCAGGTCAGGCTCCGGGCGCCCGAGGCCAGCCTAGGCGGCATCAAGAGAAGCAGCGAGTCTAGATCCAGCGAAGTCATAGCGCCACTCgattctgctctggccaggccccacctgggataCTGCGTCcg gAGGAGAGAGTGCTCTGGGACCGAAACATCCCCCCCCTCACAAGACGAAGACCACCCGATTGCATGGAAAGTCCAGTTCAGCCCAGGGAACAGCAGTCAGCAGGGGAACCAGTGTCGAAATTCTGTCCAAGGGAAGCTGCTGATCACAGATGAACTGG GTTACATCTGTGAAAGAAAGGACGTCTTGGTGAATGGTTGTTGCAACGTGGAGGCGCCCAATACAAAGCTGTACAGCTGCGACAGCTGCCTGTCAAATGGATGTTGCAGCGTGTATGAGGCATGCGTTTCCTGCTGCCTTCAGCCCAACAAG CAACAGGTCCTGGAAAATTTTTTGAATCGAGCAGCTGTGGCCTTCCAGAACCTATTCATTTCAGTTGAAGATCACTTTGAGTTGTGTCTGGCAAAATGCAGGACCTCATCACAG AGCGTCCAGCATGAAAACACCTATCGGAACCCAATTGCCAAATACTGTTATGGGGAGTACCCCCCTGATCTTTTGTCTGTGTGA